A region of the Pantanalinema sp. genome:
CCGGGTCGAGGTCGTGCGCCTCTCGGGCACCCCCGAGATGGATCGCCGGGCGCTGGAGTCCCTCAAGCGCTGGCGCTTCGCCCCCTTGCCCGAGGGTGCCGCCCCCGTGACCCAGTGGGGGGAGATCACCCTTCGCTTCCGGCTGGACTGATGCCCACAGGAGACTCCGGGTTGAACCCTGACGACGCCGCGCCGCAACGCATCCTCTACACCTCGCGCCTCAACCCGAACGGGGCGATCCTCGAGGCGCAGGCGGTCGATGGCTTCGCCTGGCGCACGGTCGATTCGCTCTCCGATTTGCGCTACGCGGGGGGCGAAAGCGCCAAGCTCCTGGTCGTGGACCGCCACCTGATGGCCACGGGCGACGCGGCCACCCTGCGCGAGATCGCGGCCCTCTGGGGATCCAGCGGCGTGCTGGTCTGCTCCTATCCGGAAGGCGAGGAGGCCCCTGCCGAGGTGCCCGAGGACCTCCTGTGGGGCTACCTGCGCGAGCCCTACCATCCGCGAGGGTTCGGCAAGCTGGTCGACAACGCCTTCCAGTTCATCCTCAACCGTCTCGAGACCGAGCGATCGCGCCTGGAGCTGCGCGAGTACGCCGTCAAGCTCCAAGAGCTGAACGCGATCGGGATCGCCCTCTCGTCGGAGCGCGACCCCGACAAGCTGCTGGACCTCATCCTCAAGAAGAGCCGCGACATCGTCTACGCGGACGCCGGCAGCCTGTACCTGGTGGAGCGCAAGGAAGCCGGCGGCCCGGTGCTGCGCTTCAAGCTGTCCCAGAACGACACCTTCCCGTTCGCCTATCAAGAGTTCACCATGCCGATCTCGCGCGCGAGCCTCGCGGGCTACGTCGCGCTGAGCGGGCATTCCCTCAGCCTGGCGGACGTGTACGCCCTACCGGAGGGGGCCGAGTACGCCTTCGACCGCACCTTCGATCGCCGGACGGGCTACCGCACCAAGTCCATGCTCGTGATCCCGATGCGCAACCGCAACAACGAGACCATCGGGATCCTCCAGCTGATCAACCGCAAGCGCCGCCGGGACACCCTCCTGGACGATCCTCACCTGATGGAGCGCGAGGTCATCCCCTTCGACCCGCTGCACGAGGATCTGGTGCTCAGCCTCGCGAGCCAGGCGGCGGTGGCCATCGAGAACAACTCCCTCTACCAGGACATCGAGGGTTTGTTCGAGGGCTTCGTCAACGCGTCGGTCACCGCGATCGAGAGCCGCGATCCGACCACCTCGGGCCACTCGTCGCGGGTGGCCAACCTGACCGTGGCCCTGGCCGAGCAGGTGAACGGGCTCGATCACGGCCCCTTCCGGGACGTGCACTTCAGCCGCGACCAGATCCGCGAGGTGCGCTACGCGTCCTTGCTTCACGACTTCGGCAAGGTCGGGGTCCGCGAGGAGGTCCTGGTCAAGGCCAAGAAGCTCTACCCCCTCAAGCTGGAGCTGATCCAGAGCCGGTTCCACTTCGTCCGCCAGGCCCTCGAGGCCCGCGACAGCCGAAGCCGGCTCGACTACGTCCTCGCGCGGGGGCGCGAGGCGTACCTCAGGGATCTTCCACGCTTCGACGCGGCCCTTTCGCACGAGCTGACGGCCCTCGACGAGTACTTCCGCATCATCCTGGAGGCCAACGAGCCCACGGTCCTTGAAGAGGGCAGCTTCCTGCGCCTGCTCGAGATCGCCGAGCACACCTACCGGGACGTGTACGGGGCCGATCAGCCCCTCCTGCGGCCCGAGGAGGTCAGGCAGCTCTCGATCCGGCGCGGCAGCCTGGACGAGCAGGAGCGCCGCGAGATCGAGAGCCACGTCTCCCACACCTACCGCTTCCTGAGCCAGATCCCCTGGACCAGCGATCTCTCGCGGGTCCCCGAGATCGCCTACGCCCACCACGAGAAGCTCAACGGCAAGGGCTATCCCCGGGCGCTGCCCGACGGAGGCATCCCGGTGCAGTCCAAGATGATGGCGATCGCGGACATCTTCGACGCGCTGACCGCGAGCGATCGCCCCTACAAGAAGGCCATGCCGCTCGAGCGGGCGCTCGACATCCTCCACTTCGAGGCCAGGGACCACCACATCGACGCCGGCTTGCTAGAGGTCTTCGTCGACTACCGGATCTTCGAGCAGGGCCGGATCATCAACCCGTCTTGAGAAGGAGCGCCATGTCGAGCGAATCGCCGTCGATCGATCCTGCGATCTACCGGGCCTGCGAGGCGGTCGGTGGCATCGTGGAGATGTGGGGCTTCAAGCGGGTCCTCGGGATGGTGTGGACCTTCGTCTACCTGAGCCCCAGGCCCCTGTCGGCCCAGGAGATCCGCTCGGGCCTCGGCATCAGCAGTGGCCTGGTCAGCATGGTCCTGCAGGAGCTGGTGCGCTGGGGGGTGGTCCACAAGCAGCCGACACCCGGCGAGCGAAAGGAATACTACACGGCCGAGCGCAATGTTTGGCGTCCCATCTCGAAGGTCATCCGCGAGCGCGAGATGTACCAGGTCTCGACCACCCTGGAGCGCCTGCGCGAGGCCGAGATCGAGCTCGAGGCGGCCGGCGACGAGGACGAGGACGAGTGCAAGCGCGTGGCGGCGGATCGGCTGGCCGAGCTGATCCAGGTGGGCGAGCTCGCCCACAGCATGCTCGATCAGTTCGTCTCCTTGGGAGTTCTCGACGCGCGCGACCTGCGCAGCGTGGCGCTCGGGGTGGGCCTCACCCGCACCATGTTCCAGATGAAGCGCCTCGCCGAAAAGCAGCGACGCGGCGAGATGGAGTGAGCCGCTTCTGCGTCTCTACGTCGACGATACCGTCGCGCGGCCTCGATCGGGGGGATCGACATTTCCTGGGCTGGCTCGAGTGTCGACAGGGGATGGGGGCATGTGCCATGAGTGACCTGGGTTCGACGGTGCGAGCAAGGAGGGTTACACGTGTTGCCCAGGTCCATGAGATTCGGAGTCGCGCTGCTGCTGGCCTGCTCGAGCGGGGGCTTCGCCGCCGGGGCGCAGGCCCAACCTGGCCCGCCTGGCGGTGAGCGGCAATATATCCCTTCCACGGTGACGACGATCGAAGGCACCGTGACGGCCATCGAGCGGCCGACCTCGCCGCGAGGCGGTGCCGGCGTCCATCTGGTGGTCAGGAGCGCTCAGGAGACGATTCCCGTCCACCTGGGACCGGCGTGGTTCATCGATGCCCAGCAACCGCCCATTCGGGTGGGAGACGTCATCACGGTCAAGGGGTCGCGCGTTACCCTCGCCGGGCAGCCAGCAATCGTCGCTGCAACCATCACGACGGGTGGCCGGGTATTCGTGCTGCGTGATGAAGCAGGACGCCCTGCCTGGGCTGGCCAGAGGCCGCGCACGCCCTGAGGCCGTTGCTAGGCGCTCGCCCCTTGGATTGGGGGCCGTTCCAGGCGCATCGCCAAGGCTTCCTCGGTAGGGGAGAGCGCCCCTTCAACGAGCTCGATCCCGAAGGCGCGCGCGAACCCCTCGATCAGCGAGCGCCGCACCGACTGGGCCTCGATCGCCTCGCCCTTCAGGGCCGACAGGCTCGCCATGCCCTTGGGTGGGACCCCCGAGACCAGCAACGGAGCGATCGCCTCGGGCCCCTGGGTCAGCATCAGGGTGCCGTGCTGGAGGAAGCCCCCCTGCCGCCTGACCTGGGCGCTGCCCACCACCTTGAGGCCGCTCGCCGTGAGGTC
Encoded here:
- a CDS encoding MarR family transcriptional regulator, with product MSSESPSIDPAIYRACEAVGGIVEMWGFKRVLGMVWTFVYLSPRPLSAQEIRSGLGISSGLVSMVLQELVRWGVVHKQPTPGERKEYYTAERNVWRPISKVIREREMYQVSTTLERLREAEIELEAAGDEDEDECKRVAADRLAELIQVGELAHSMLDQFVSLGVLDARDLRSVALGVGLTRTMFQMKRLAEKQRRGEME
- a CDS encoding HD domain-containing phosphohydrolase, whose translation is MNPDDAAPQRILYTSRLNPNGAILEAQAVDGFAWRTVDSLSDLRYAGGESAKLLVVDRHLMATGDAATLREIAALWGSSGVLVCSYPEGEEAPAEVPEDLLWGYLREPYHPRGFGKLVDNAFQFILNRLETERSRLELREYAVKLQELNAIGIALSSERDPDKLLDLILKKSRDIVYADAGSLYLVERKEAGGPVLRFKLSQNDTFPFAYQEFTMPISRASLAGYVALSGHSLSLADVYALPEGAEYAFDRTFDRRTGYRTKSMLVIPMRNRNNETIGILQLINRKRRRDTLLDDPHLMEREVIPFDPLHEDLVLSLASQAAVAIENNSLYQDIEGLFEGFVNASVTAIESRDPTTSGHSSRVANLTVALAEQVNGLDHGPFRDVHFSRDQIREVRYASLLHDFGKVGVREEVLVKAKKLYPLKLELIQSRFHFVRQALEARDSRSRLDYVLARGREAYLRDLPRFDAALSHELTALDEYFRIILEANEPTVLEEGSFLRLLEIAEHTYRDVYGADQPLLRPEEVRQLSIRRGSLDEQERREIESHVSHTYRFLSQIPWTSDLSRVPEIAYAHHEKLNGKGYPRALPDGGIPVQSKMMAIADIFDALTASDRPYKKAMPLERALDILHFEARDHHIDAGLLEVFVDYRIFEQGRIINPS